One region of Bactrocera neohumeralis isolate Rockhampton chromosome 5, APGP_CSIRO_Bneo_wtdbg2-racon-allhic-juicebox.fasta_v2, whole genome shotgun sequence genomic DNA includes:
- the LOC126760020 gene encoding armadillo segment polarity protein isoform X3 → MSYMPAQNRTMSHNNQYNPPDLPPMVSAKEQTLMWQQNSYLGDSGIHSGAVTQVPSLSGKEDEQMEDDPLMFDLDTGFPQNFTQEQVDDMNQQLSQTRSQRVRAAMFPETLEEGIEIPSTQFDPQQPTAVQRLSEPSQMLKHAVVNLINYQDDAELATRAIPELIKLLNDEDQVVVSQAAMMVHQLSKKEASRHAIMNSPQMVAALVRAISNSNDLESTKAAVGTLHNLSHHRQGLLAIFKSGGIPALVKLLSSPVESVLFYAITTLHNLLLHQDGSKMAVRLAGGLQKMVTLLQRNNVKFLAIVTDCLQILAYGNQESKLIILASGGPNELVRIMRSYDYEKLLWTTSRVLKVLSVCSSNKPAIVDAGGMQALAMHLANPSPRLVQNCLWTLRNLSDAATKVDGLEPLLQSLVQVLASTDVNVVTCAAGILSNLTCNNQRNKAIVCQVGGVDALVRTIINAGDREEITEPAVCALRHLTSRHVDSESAQNAVRLNYGLSVIVKLLHPPSRWPLIKAVIGLIRNLALCSANHAPLREHGAIHNLVRLLMRAFQDTERQRSSVATTGSQQPSAYADGVRMEEIVEGTVGALHILARESHNRALIRQQSVIPIFVRLLFNEIENIQRVAAGVLCELAADKEGAEMIEQEGATGPLTDLLHSRNEGVATYAAAVLFRMSEDKPQDYKKRLSIELTNSLLREDNNMWGNADLGMGPDLQLSQPNIYHH, encoded by the exons ATGAGTTACATGCCAGCGCAAAACCGTACAA TGTCGCATAACAATCAATACAATCCTCCGGACCTGCCACCCATGGTCTCGGCCAAGGAGCAAACGTTAATGTGGCAGCAGAATTCGTATCTGGGCGATTCTGGTATTCATTCCGGTGCGGTCACACAAGTACCATCGTTGTCGGGCAAAGAGGATGAACAAATGGAGGACGACCCACTTATGTTCGATTTGGATACTGGCTTTCCACAGAACTTCACCCAAGAGCAGGTGGACGATATGAATCAACAGTTGAGTCAGACACGTTCACAGCGTGTACGTGCCGCCATGTTCCCCGAGACTTTGGAGGAGGGCATCGAAATACCATCGACTCAGTTCGATCCCCAACAGCCCACTGCAGTGCAGCGCTTGTCGGAACCATCACAAATGTTGAAACATGCCGTAGTAAATCTTATCAACTATCAAGATGATGCCGAGTTGGCCACACGTGCCATACCCGAATTGATTAAGTTGTTGAATGATGAAGATCAAGTGGTTGTCTCACAGGCCGCCATGATGGTCCATCAATTGTCGAAGAAAGAGGCTTCTCGCCATGCCATCATGAATAGTCCACAAATGGTTGCCGCTTTAGTGCGTGCTATTTCCAACAGCAATGACTTGGAGAGCACCAAAGCTGCCGTGGGCACGCTACACAATTTGTCACATCATCGTCAGGGCCTGCTGGCTATCTTCAAGAGTGGTGGCATACCGGCTTTGGTGAAATTGCTGTCATCACCTGTTGAGAGTGTGCTCTTCTACGCCATTACTACACTacataatttgttgttgcatcaGGATGGATCGAAAATGGCCGTACGCCTGGCTGGTGGCCTGCAGAAGATGGTCACTTTGTTGCAGCGCAATAATGTGAAATTCTTAGCCATCGTTACGGATTGCTTGCAAATTTTGGCCTACGGCAATCAGGAGAGCAAATTGATCATACTGGCTTCGGGCGGTCCCAATGAACTGGTACGAATTATGCGCTCGTACGACTATGAGAAGTTACTCTGGACTACTTCACGTGTGTTGAAGGTACTCTCCGTATGCTCGAGCAATAAGCCAGCCATTGTTGATGCTGGTGGCATGCAGGCTTTGGCTATGCATTTAGCCAATCCATCACCACGTTTAGTGCAAAACTGTTTGTGGACATTGCGGAATCTATCCGATGCCGCCACCAAGGTAGATGGTCTCGAACCACTACTGCAATCCTTGGTGCAGGTATTAGCCTCGACGGACGTGAATGTTGTCACTTGTGCCGCTGGCATACTTTCGAATTTAACTTGCAATAACCAACGCAACAAAGCTATCGTTTGTCAAGTTGGTGGTGTCGATGCCCTGGTACGCACCATTATAAATGCCGGTGACCGCGAAGAGATCACCGAGCCGGCTGTGTGCGCATTGCGTCACTTGACTTCACGTCATGTGGACTCGGAGTCGGCACAGAACGCCGTACGTCTCAACTATGGACTGTCAGTGATTGTAAAGCTTTTGCATCCACCATCACGTTGGCCGCTAATCAAGGCCGTCATCGGTTTGATACGCAACTTGGCCTTGTGCTCGGCCAACCATGCACCACTGCGCGAACATGGCGCCATACACAATTTGGTGCGCCTCTTAATGCGCGCATTCCAGGATACTGAACGC CAACGTTCATCTGTTGCCACTACCGGATCCCAGCAGCCATCCGCTTATGCCGACGGCGTACGTATGGAGGAGATCGTCGAAGGCACCGTCGGTGCTCTACACATATTAGCACGTGAATCGCACAATCGCGCTTTGATACGGCAACAATCTGTCATACCGATATTTGTGCGTCTACTTTTCAACGAAATCGAAAATATACAG CGCGTTGCCGCCGGCGTACTTTGTGAGTTGGCCGCCGATAAAGAGGGCGCCGAAATGATCGAGCAAGAAGGCGCTACTGGTCCGCTTACTGACCTCTTGCACTCGCGTAACGAAGGTGTTGCCACCTATGCAGCAGCCGTGCTATTCCGCATGAGCGAGGATAAGCCACAAGATTACAAAAAGCGTCTTTCTATTGAATTGACCAATTCATTGTTGCGCGAAGACAACAATATGTGGGGAAATGCTGATTTAGGCATGGGTCCGGATCTACAG TTAAGCCAGCCTAACATATATcatcactaa
- the LOC126760020 gene encoding armadillo segment polarity protein isoform X2: MSYMPAQNRTMSHNNQYNPPDLPPMVSAKEQTLMWQQNSYLGDSGIHSGAVTQVPSLSGKEDEQMEDDPLMFDLDTGFPQNFTQEQVDDMNQQLSQTRSQRVRAAMFPETLEEGIEIPSTQFDPQQPTAVQRLSEPSQMLKHAVVNLINYQDDAELATRAIPELIKLLNDEDQVVVSQAAMMVHQLSKKEASRHAIMNSPQMVAALVRAISNSNDLESTKAAVGTLHNLSHHRQGLLAIFKSGGIPALVKLLSSPVESVLFYAITTLHNLLLHQDGSKMAVRLAGGLQKMVTLLQRNNVKFLAIVTDCLQILAYGNQESKLIILASGGPNELVRIMRSYDYEKLLWTTSRVLKVLSVCSSNKPAIVDAGGMQALAMHLANPSPRLVQNCLWTLRNLSDAATKVDGLEPLLQSLVQVLASTDVNVVTCAAGILSNLTCNNQRNKAIVCQVGGVDALVRTIINAGDREEITEPAVCALRHLTSRHVDSESAQNAVRLNYGLSVIVKLLHPPSRWPLIKAVIGLIRNLALCSANHAPLREHGAIHNLVRLLMRAFQDTERQRSSVATTGSQQPSAYADGVRMEEIVEGTVGALHILARESHNRALIRQQSVIPIFVRLLFNEIENIQRVAAGVLCELAADKEGAEMIEQEGATGPLTDLLHSRNEGVATYAAAVLFRMSEDKPQDYKKRLSIELTNSLLREDNNMWGNADLGMGPDLQDMLGPEQAYEGLYGQGPPSVHSSHGGRAFQQVKPA; encoded by the exons ATGAGTTACATGCCAGCGCAAAACCGTACAA TGTCGCATAACAATCAATACAATCCTCCGGACCTGCCACCCATGGTCTCGGCCAAGGAGCAAACGTTAATGTGGCAGCAGAATTCGTATCTGGGCGATTCTGGTATTCATTCCGGTGCGGTCACACAAGTACCATCGTTGTCGGGCAAAGAGGATGAACAAATGGAGGACGACCCACTTATGTTCGATTTGGATACTGGCTTTCCACAGAACTTCACCCAAGAGCAGGTGGACGATATGAATCAACAGTTGAGTCAGACACGTTCACAGCGTGTACGTGCCGCCATGTTCCCCGAGACTTTGGAGGAGGGCATCGAAATACCATCGACTCAGTTCGATCCCCAACAGCCCACTGCAGTGCAGCGCTTGTCGGAACCATCACAAATGTTGAAACATGCCGTAGTAAATCTTATCAACTATCAAGATGATGCCGAGTTGGCCACACGTGCCATACCCGAATTGATTAAGTTGTTGAATGATGAAGATCAAGTGGTTGTCTCACAGGCCGCCATGATGGTCCATCAATTGTCGAAGAAAGAGGCTTCTCGCCATGCCATCATGAATAGTCCACAAATGGTTGCCGCTTTAGTGCGTGCTATTTCCAACAGCAATGACTTGGAGAGCACCAAAGCTGCCGTGGGCACGCTACACAATTTGTCACATCATCGTCAGGGCCTGCTGGCTATCTTCAAGAGTGGTGGCATACCGGCTTTGGTGAAATTGCTGTCATCACCTGTTGAGAGTGTGCTCTTCTACGCCATTACTACACTacataatttgttgttgcatcaGGATGGATCGAAAATGGCCGTACGCCTGGCTGGTGGCCTGCAGAAGATGGTCACTTTGTTGCAGCGCAATAATGTGAAATTCTTAGCCATCGTTACGGATTGCTTGCAAATTTTGGCCTACGGCAATCAGGAGAGCAAATTGATCATACTGGCTTCGGGCGGTCCCAATGAACTGGTACGAATTATGCGCTCGTACGACTATGAGAAGTTACTCTGGACTACTTCACGTGTGTTGAAGGTACTCTCCGTATGCTCGAGCAATAAGCCAGCCATTGTTGATGCTGGTGGCATGCAGGCTTTGGCTATGCATTTAGCCAATCCATCACCACGTTTAGTGCAAAACTGTTTGTGGACATTGCGGAATCTATCCGATGCCGCCACCAAGGTAGATGGTCTCGAACCACTACTGCAATCCTTGGTGCAGGTATTAGCCTCGACGGACGTGAATGTTGTCACTTGTGCCGCTGGCATACTTTCGAATTTAACTTGCAATAACCAACGCAACAAAGCTATCGTTTGTCAAGTTGGTGGTGTCGATGCCCTGGTACGCACCATTATAAATGCCGGTGACCGCGAAGAGATCACCGAGCCGGCTGTGTGCGCATTGCGTCACTTGACTTCACGTCATGTGGACTCGGAGTCGGCACAGAACGCCGTACGTCTCAACTATGGACTGTCAGTGATTGTAAAGCTTTTGCATCCACCATCACGTTGGCCGCTAATCAAGGCCGTCATCGGTTTGATACGCAACTTGGCCTTGTGCTCGGCCAACCATGCACCACTGCGCGAACATGGCGCCATACACAATTTGGTGCGCCTCTTAATGCGCGCATTCCAGGATACTGAACGC CAACGTTCATCTGTTGCCACTACCGGATCCCAGCAGCCATCCGCTTATGCCGACGGCGTACGTATGGAGGAGATCGTCGAAGGCACCGTCGGTGCTCTACACATATTAGCACGTGAATCGCACAATCGCGCTTTGATACGGCAACAATCTGTCATACCGATATTTGTGCGTCTACTTTTCAACGAAATCGAAAATATACAG CGCGTTGCCGCCGGCGTACTTTGTGAGTTGGCCGCCGATAAAGAGGGCGCCGAAATGATCGAGCAAGAAGGCGCTACTGGTCCGCTTACTGACCTCTTGCACTCGCGTAACGAAGGTGTTGCCACCTATGCAGCAGCCGTGCTATTCCGCATGAGCGAGGATAAGCCACAAGATTACAAAAAGCGTCTTTCTATTGAATTGACCAATTCATTGTTGCGCGAAGACAACAATATGTGGGGAAATGCTGATTTAGGCATGGGTCCGGATCTACAG GATATGCTTGGACCCGAACAAGCATATGAAGGTTTATATGGGCAGGGCCCGCCGAGTGTGCACAGCTCACATGGAGGTCGAGCATTCCAACAAG TTAAGCCAGCCTAA
- the LOC126760020 gene encoding armadillo segment polarity protein isoform X4: protein MSYMPAQNRTMSHNNQYNPPDLPPMVSAKEQTLMWQQNSYLGDSGIHSGAVTQVPSLSGKEDEQMEDDPLMFDLDTGFPQNFTQEQVDDMNQQLSQTRSQRVRAAMFPETLEEGIEIPSTQFDPQQPTAVQRLSEPSQMLKHAVVNLINYQDDAELATRAIPELIKLLNDEDQVVVSQAAMMVHQLSKKEASRHAIMNSPQMVAALVRAISNSNDLESTKAAVGTLHNLSHHRQGLLAIFKSGGIPALVKLLSSPVESVLFYAITTLHNLLLHQDGSKMAVRLAGGLQKMVTLLQRNNVKFLAIVTDCLQILAYGNQESKLIILASGGPNELVRIMRSYDYEKLLWTTSRVLKVLSVCSSNKPAIVDAGGMQALAMHLANPSPRLVQNCLWTLRNLSDAATKVDGLEPLLQSLVQVLASTDVNVVTCAAGILSNLTCNNQRNKAIVCQVGGVDALVRTIINAGDREEITEPAVCALRHLTSRHVDSESAQNAVRLNYGLSVIVKLLHPPSRWPLIKAVIGLIRNLALCSANHAPLREHGAIHNLVRLLMRAFQDTERQRSSVATTGSQQPSAYADGVRMEEIVEGTVGALHILARESHNRALIRQQSVIPIFVRLLFNEIENIQRVAAGVLCELAADKEGAEMIEQEGATGPLTDLLHSRNEGVATYAAAVLFRMSEDKPQDYKKRLSIELTNSLLREDNNMWGNADLGMGPDLQDMILYQ, encoded by the exons ATGAGTTACATGCCAGCGCAAAACCGTACAA TGTCGCATAACAATCAATACAATCCTCCGGACCTGCCACCCATGGTCTCGGCCAAGGAGCAAACGTTAATGTGGCAGCAGAATTCGTATCTGGGCGATTCTGGTATTCATTCCGGTGCGGTCACACAAGTACCATCGTTGTCGGGCAAAGAGGATGAACAAATGGAGGACGACCCACTTATGTTCGATTTGGATACTGGCTTTCCACAGAACTTCACCCAAGAGCAGGTGGACGATATGAATCAACAGTTGAGTCAGACACGTTCACAGCGTGTACGTGCCGCCATGTTCCCCGAGACTTTGGAGGAGGGCATCGAAATACCATCGACTCAGTTCGATCCCCAACAGCCCACTGCAGTGCAGCGCTTGTCGGAACCATCACAAATGTTGAAACATGCCGTAGTAAATCTTATCAACTATCAAGATGATGCCGAGTTGGCCACACGTGCCATACCCGAATTGATTAAGTTGTTGAATGATGAAGATCAAGTGGTTGTCTCACAGGCCGCCATGATGGTCCATCAATTGTCGAAGAAAGAGGCTTCTCGCCATGCCATCATGAATAGTCCACAAATGGTTGCCGCTTTAGTGCGTGCTATTTCCAACAGCAATGACTTGGAGAGCACCAAAGCTGCCGTGGGCACGCTACACAATTTGTCACATCATCGTCAGGGCCTGCTGGCTATCTTCAAGAGTGGTGGCATACCGGCTTTGGTGAAATTGCTGTCATCACCTGTTGAGAGTGTGCTCTTCTACGCCATTACTACACTacataatttgttgttgcatcaGGATGGATCGAAAATGGCCGTACGCCTGGCTGGTGGCCTGCAGAAGATGGTCACTTTGTTGCAGCGCAATAATGTGAAATTCTTAGCCATCGTTACGGATTGCTTGCAAATTTTGGCCTACGGCAATCAGGAGAGCAAATTGATCATACTGGCTTCGGGCGGTCCCAATGAACTGGTACGAATTATGCGCTCGTACGACTATGAGAAGTTACTCTGGACTACTTCACGTGTGTTGAAGGTACTCTCCGTATGCTCGAGCAATAAGCCAGCCATTGTTGATGCTGGTGGCATGCAGGCTTTGGCTATGCATTTAGCCAATCCATCACCACGTTTAGTGCAAAACTGTTTGTGGACATTGCGGAATCTATCCGATGCCGCCACCAAGGTAGATGGTCTCGAACCACTACTGCAATCCTTGGTGCAGGTATTAGCCTCGACGGACGTGAATGTTGTCACTTGTGCCGCTGGCATACTTTCGAATTTAACTTGCAATAACCAACGCAACAAAGCTATCGTTTGTCAAGTTGGTGGTGTCGATGCCCTGGTACGCACCATTATAAATGCCGGTGACCGCGAAGAGATCACCGAGCCGGCTGTGTGCGCATTGCGTCACTTGACTTCACGTCATGTGGACTCGGAGTCGGCACAGAACGCCGTACGTCTCAACTATGGACTGTCAGTGATTGTAAAGCTTTTGCATCCACCATCACGTTGGCCGCTAATCAAGGCCGTCATCGGTTTGATACGCAACTTGGCCTTGTGCTCGGCCAACCATGCACCACTGCGCGAACATGGCGCCATACACAATTTGGTGCGCCTCTTAATGCGCGCATTCCAGGATACTGAACGC CAACGTTCATCTGTTGCCACTACCGGATCCCAGCAGCCATCCGCTTATGCCGACGGCGTACGTATGGAGGAGATCGTCGAAGGCACCGTCGGTGCTCTACACATATTAGCACGTGAATCGCACAATCGCGCTTTGATACGGCAACAATCTGTCATACCGATATTTGTGCGTCTACTTTTCAACGAAATCGAAAATATACAG CGCGTTGCCGCCGGCGTACTTTGTGAGTTGGCCGCCGATAAAGAGGGCGCCGAAATGATCGAGCAAGAAGGCGCTACTGGTCCGCTTACTGACCTCTTGCACTCGCGTAACGAAGGTGTTGCCACCTATGCAGCAGCCGTGCTATTCCGCATGAGCGAGGATAAGCCACAAGATTACAAAAAGCGTCTTTCTATTGAATTGACCAATTCATTGTTGCGCGAAGACAACAATATGTGGGGAAATGCTGATTTAGGCATGGGTCCGGATCTACAG GATATGATACTTTACCAATAG
- the LOC126760020 gene encoding armadillo segment polarity protein isoform X1, which produces MSYMPAQNRTMSHNNQYNPPDLPPMVSAKEQTLMWQQNSYLGDSGIHSGAVTQVPSLSGKEDEQMEDDPLMFDLDTGFPQNFTQEQVDDMNQQLSQTRSQRVRAAMFPETLEEGIEIPSTQFDPQQPTAVQRLSEPSQMLKHAVVNLINYQDDAELATRAIPELIKLLNDEDQVVVSQAAMMVHQLSKKEASRHAIMNSPQMVAALVRAISNSNDLESTKAAVGTLHNLSHHRQGLLAIFKSGGIPALVKLLSSPVESVLFYAITTLHNLLLHQDGSKMAVRLAGGLQKMVTLLQRNNVKFLAIVTDCLQILAYGNQESKLIILASGGPNELVRIMRSYDYEKLLWTTSRVLKVLSVCSSNKPAIVDAGGMQALAMHLANPSPRLVQNCLWTLRNLSDAATKVDGLEPLLQSLVQVLASTDVNVVTCAAGILSNLTCNNQRNKAIVCQVGGVDALVRTIINAGDREEITEPAVCALRHLTSRHVDSESAQNAVRLNYGLSVIVKLLHPPSRWPLIKAVIGLIRNLALCSANHAPLREHGAIHNLVRLLMRAFQDTERQRSSVATTGSQQPSAYADGVRMEEIVEGTVGALHILARESHNRALIRQQSVIPIFVRLLFNEIENIQRVAAGVLCELAADKEGAEMIEQEGATGPLTDLLHSRNEGVATYAAAVLFRMSEDKPQDYKKRLSIELTNSLLREDNNMWGNADLGMGPDLQDMLGPEQAYEGLYGQGPPSVHSSHGGRAFQQGYDTLPIDSMQGLEISSPVGGGGGGGNSVPPSGAPTSPYSMDMDVGEIDAGALNFDLDAMPTPPNDNNNLAAWYDTDC; this is translated from the exons ATGAGTTACATGCCAGCGCAAAACCGTACAA TGTCGCATAACAATCAATACAATCCTCCGGACCTGCCACCCATGGTCTCGGCCAAGGAGCAAACGTTAATGTGGCAGCAGAATTCGTATCTGGGCGATTCTGGTATTCATTCCGGTGCGGTCACACAAGTACCATCGTTGTCGGGCAAAGAGGATGAACAAATGGAGGACGACCCACTTATGTTCGATTTGGATACTGGCTTTCCACAGAACTTCACCCAAGAGCAGGTGGACGATATGAATCAACAGTTGAGTCAGACACGTTCACAGCGTGTACGTGCCGCCATGTTCCCCGAGACTTTGGAGGAGGGCATCGAAATACCATCGACTCAGTTCGATCCCCAACAGCCCACTGCAGTGCAGCGCTTGTCGGAACCATCACAAATGTTGAAACATGCCGTAGTAAATCTTATCAACTATCAAGATGATGCCGAGTTGGCCACACGTGCCATACCCGAATTGATTAAGTTGTTGAATGATGAAGATCAAGTGGTTGTCTCACAGGCCGCCATGATGGTCCATCAATTGTCGAAGAAAGAGGCTTCTCGCCATGCCATCATGAATAGTCCACAAATGGTTGCCGCTTTAGTGCGTGCTATTTCCAACAGCAATGACTTGGAGAGCACCAAAGCTGCCGTGGGCACGCTACACAATTTGTCACATCATCGTCAGGGCCTGCTGGCTATCTTCAAGAGTGGTGGCATACCGGCTTTGGTGAAATTGCTGTCATCACCTGTTGAGAGTGTGCTCTTCTACGCCATTACTACACTacataatttgttgttgcatcaGGATGGATCGAAAATGGCCGTACGCCTGGCTGGTGGCCTGCAGAAGATGGTCACTTTGTTGCAGCGCAATAATGTGAAATTCTTAGCCATCGTTACGGATTGCTTGCAAATTTTGGCCTACGGCAATCAGGAGAGCAAATTGATCATACTGGCTTCGGGCGGTCCCAATGAACTGGTACGAATTATGCGCTCGTACGACTATGAGAAGTTACTCTGGACTACTTCACGTGTGTTGAAGGTACTCTCCGTATGCTCGAGCAATAAGCCAGCCATTGTTGATGCTGGTGGCATGCAGGCTTTGGCTATGCATTTAGCCAATCCATCACCACGTTTAGTGCAAAACTGTTTGTGGACATTGCGGAATCTATCCGATGCCGCCACCAAGGTAGATGGTCTCGAACCACTACTGCAATCCTTGGTGCAGGTATTAGCCTCGACGGACGTGAATGTTGTCACTTGTGCCGCTGGCATACTTTCGAATTTAACTTGCAATAACCAACGCAACAAAGCTATCGTTTGTCAAGTTGGTGGTGTCGATGCCCTGGTACGCACCATTATAAATGCCGGTGACCGCGAAGAGATCACCGAGCCGGCTGTGTGCGCATTGCGTCACTTGACTTCACGTCATGTGGACTCGGAGTCGGCACAGAACGCCGTACGTCTCAACTATGGACTGTCAGTGATTGTAAAGCTTTTGCATCCACCATCACGTTGGCCGCTAATCAAGGCCGTCATCGGTTTGATACGCAACTTGGCCTTGTGCTCGGCCAACCATGCACCACTGCGCGAACATGGCGCCATACACAATTTGGTGCGCCTCTTAATGCGCGCATTCCAGGATACTGAACGC CAACGTTCATCTGTTGCCACTACCGGATCCCAGCAGCCATCCGCTTATGCCGACGGCGTACGTATGGAGGAGATCGTCGAAGGCACCGTCGGTGCTCTACACATATTAGCACGTGAATCGCACAATCGCGCTTTGATACGGCAACAATCTGTCATACCGATATTTGTGCGTCTACTTTTCAACGAAATCGAAAATATACAG CGCGTTGCCGCCGGCGTACTTTGTGAGTTGGCCGCCGATAAAGAGGGCGCCGAAATGATCGAGCAAGAAGGCGCTACTGGTCCGCTTACTGACCTCTTGCACTCGCGTAACGAAGGTGTTGCCACCTATGCAGCAGCCGTGCTATTCCGCATGAGCGAGGATAAGCCACAAGATTACAAAAAGCGTCTTTCTATTGAATTGACCAATTCATTGTTGCGCGAAGACAACAATATGTGGGGAAATGCTGATTTAGGCATGGGTCCGGATCTACAG GATATGCTTGGACCCGAACAAGCATATGAAGGTTTATATGGGCAGGGCCCGCCGAGTGTGCACAGCTCACATGGAGGTCGAGCATTCCAACAAG GATATGATACTTTACCAATAGATTCAATGCAAGGCTTGGAAATAAGCAGCCCAgttggtggtggcggcggcggtggtaACAGTGTGCCACCAAGCGGTGCACCAACTTCACCATATTCGATGGATATGGATGTAGGTGAGATCGATGCTGGGGCCTTGAATTTTGATTTGGATGCAATGCCGACTCCAccaaatgacaacaacaacttggCCGCTTGGTATGACACCGATTGTTAA
- the LOC126760023 gene encoding uncharacterized protein LOC126760023 has translation MKLPQKEVECKIQTLPPSPEGAGGSESPEENSDILIKTILDAFWKLWVQLKLLASFVMVDLGGYQLLDRLVQWSVRNPHKAICIFAAFLAFLLPFLLMLGIGLSTLLMTLTGFLVLEGVILTIIAMLLIGCLGSLILVVLFLKQLNRT, from the exons ATGAAACTACCACAAAAGGAAGTTGAATGCAAAATTCAAACGTTACCACCCAGTCCTGAAGGAGCTGGTGGATCCGAAAGCCCTGAAGAAAATTcggatatattaataaaaacgaTTTTGGATGCTTTCTGGAAACTAT gGGTCCAACTAAAGCTTCTAGCATCATTTGTAATGGTTGACCTTGGCGGTTATCAATTGCTCGACAGGCTTGTGCAATGGAGTGTTAGAAATCCTCATAAAGCCATTTGTATATTTGCAGCTTTTTTGGCCTTTTTACTGCCATTTTTGTTAATGTTGGGTATTGGACTTTCGACTCTATTGATGACACTCACCGGATTTTTGGTTCTAGAAG GTGTAATATTGACCATAATTGCAATGCTACTGATTGGTTGTTTGGGTTCCTTAATTTTAGTGGTGCtatttttaaagcaactaaatcgAACATAA